The sequence ATCATCTTGCGGTGCCGAGGATCCTCGGTCCGGCCGATGTTTTTTCTTTTTGAAAAAACATGCCGGACCGGGAGCATACGCGCTTCGATCATAAGATGAGTTTTGAGCCGCGGTGGCGGAATTGGCATACGCGTCAGACTTAGGATCTGATGCCGTAAGGCTTGTGGGTTCGAATCCCACCCGCGGCACAAAACATTCAGTACCGGAGGGGGTTCTGATGACGGAGCATACAGAGAAGAAGCAGCAGGTGGAGATCATCGATTCCATCCGCAGGGGGCTGGTTATCCATGTCCCTGCCGCTGCGGTGGAAAAGGCCTTCGACGCGGCCATGGAAAAGGTGAAGCAGGAGGCGAAGCTGCCCGGCTTCCGCAAGGGCAAGCTCCCGGACAGCGTCGTCATGCAGAGGTTCGGCCGCGAGGTCGAGGCCGAGGCGATGCAGGGGGCGATACGCGAGAGCTACCCGACAGCGCTGAGGGAATCGGGGATCGTGCCGCTCTCCGACCCGCGCGTGGAGCCCAGGGGCAAATTCGAGAGGGGCAAGCCCTTTGAGTACAAGGCGGTGCTCGAGGTCTATCCGGACGTGAAGGTGAAGAAGTACGGGGGCCTCGAACTCACCAGGGAGAAGGTGGAGGTGACCGACGCGGACGTGGAGGCGGAGCTTGCGGCGCTCCAGCGGCAGATGACGCAGCTGGAGCCCATTCCCTCCGGAGAGATCGGGTCGGGGATGGTTGCGATGATCGATTTCAAGGGCACCGCCGGCGGCAAGGAGTTCCATGGGAGCCAGGCGGAGAACTACGTGGTCGACTTCGGCTCCGGCCACCTGCTCGAGCAGTTCGAGGCCGAGATATCGGGAATGAAGGCGGGCGAGGAGCGCGACATCGCGTTCCACTACCCGACCGACTTCTTCAGGCGCGAGATCGCCGGCACGAAGGGCGAGTTCAAGGTGAAGGTCAAGGAGGTCAGGCGCAAGGTGGTGCCGGAGCTCGACGACAGCTTCGCAAAGGAGCTGGGCGACTACAAGACCCTGGACGACGTCCGCGCGGAGATCAGGAGGCGGATAGCGGAGTACCGCGAGTCCGTGGCGCAGTCGGCGCTCCGGGAGCAGGCGGTGCGCTCGATCATCGCCGGGCACCAGGACCTGGAGGTCCCGACGGCCCTCATCGACGCGGAGCTCGGCAACATGATCGAGCAGATGAAGCGCAACGCCCAGGCGCGGGGGCAGAAGTTCGACGCGTCCAAGATAGACTCGCAGGATTTCGTGAAGCGCAACGTCAAGGAGGCCACCGACCGGGCGCGCGGCTATATGCTCGTGAGGCATATCTCGGAGGAGGAGAAGATAGAGGTGTCGGATAACGAGATGGAGGAGAGGATCAACCGCATGGCTCAGGACTCGCGCAACCAGCCTGCGAAGATAAAGGAATATCTTAATAAAAACAAAATGATGGAAAGCCTGCGCTCCCAGGTCCTTTTCGAGAAAACCCTTGATTTCGTGGTGAGCAAGGCTAAGGTCAAGGTGGAGAAGCCGAAAAAAGAGAAAAAGTAGTCGATTTTTGAAGATTTACTCAAAAAAAGAGGCCCTATGATCAAAAATGAACTTATTCCAATGGTAATCGAGCAGACCCAGCGGGGGGAGAGGGCCTATGACATATATTCCCGCCTCCTCAAGGACCGCATAGTCTTCATAGGGTCGCCCATCACCGACGACATCGCCAACGTCATCATAGCGCAGCTGCTCTTCCTCGAGTCGGAGGACCCGGACAAGGACGTCCACCTCTACATCAACTCGCCGGGCGGCAGCGTGACCTCGGGGCTCGCGATCTACGACACCATGCAGTACGTGCGGCCGGAGGTCTCCACGCTGTGCATGGGACAGGCGGCCAGCATGGGCGCGCTCCTGCTCGCGGCAGGGGCCAAGGGCAAGCGGTTCGCCCTGCCCAACTCCAGGATCATGATCCACCAGCCCATGGGAGGGTTCCAGGGCCAGGCCTCGGACATCGCGATCCACGCCAAGGAGATCCTGCGCGTGCGCGAGGACGTGAACAGGATACTCGCCAGGCACACGGGCAAGGAGGTCAAGAAGGTCGAGGCCGACACCGACCGCGACTATTTCATGACCTGCGGCGAGGCGCGCGACTACGGCGTCATC is a genomic window of Pseudomonadota bacterium containing:
- the tig gene encoding trigger factor codes for the protein MTEHTEKKQQVEIIDSIRRGLVIHVPAAAVEKAFDAAMEKVKQEAKLPGFRKGKLPDSVVMQRFGREVEAEAMQGAIRESYPTALRESGIVPLSDPRVEPRGKFERGKPFEYKAVLEVYPDVKVKKYGGLELTREKVEVTDADVEAELAALQRQMTQLEPIPSGEIGSGMVAMIDFKGTAGGKEFHGSQAENYVVDFGSGHLLEQFEAEISGMKAGEERDIAFHYPTDFFRREIAGTKGEFKVKVKEVRRKVVPELDDSFAKELGDYKTLDDVRAEIRRRIAEYRESVAQSALREQAVRSIIAGHQDLEVPTALIDAELGNMIEQMKRNAQARGQKFDASKIDSQDFVKRNVKEATDRARGYMLVRHISEEEKIEVSDNEMEERINRMAQDSRNQPAKIKEYLNKNKMMESLRSQVLFEKTLDFVVSKAKVKVEKPKKEKK
- the clpP gene encoding ATP-dependent Clp endopeptidase proteolytic subunit ClpP, whose product is MIKNELIPMVIEQTQRGERAYDIYSRLLKDRIVFIGSPITDDIANVIIAQLLFLESEDPDKDVHLYINSPGGSVTSGLAIYDTMQYVRPEVSTLCMGQAASMGALLLAAGAKGKRFALPNSRIMIHQPMGGFQGQASDIAIHAKEILRVREDVNRILARHTGKEVKKVEADTDRDYFMTCGEARDYGVIDEIVTYRPVKIEASKEKR